A part of Miscanthus floridulus cultivar M001 chromosome 6, ASM1932011v1, whole genome shotgun sequence genomic DNA contains:
- the LOC136459939 gene encoding U-box domain-containing protein 1-like, which yields MEVKPHTARVLVGRLRGATAACDGAAAAAAVSEIRLASKEDPEIRAPLADAGAVPLLAAQLHHASPVSVDAAAALLNISISARDQVATAPGVLDALTSALRSGHAAHHAAAVVYSLLCGGESHRAAVCARRPLLSALVALLRASPKPSTRATKDALKALFGVALYTPSRATLVSLGVVQALFALVMTDERNGIVEDATAVVAQVAGCAESLEAFRWVSGVRILLDLVEAGGAATPRARENAAAALLNLVVAGGEAAAAEVVAVGGAEETVRELAEDSAASPRGKAKAEALLRALEGAGPAARRREHRLSDFLDGLVQSDPYISSPASASTHG from the coding sequence ATGGAAGTGAAGCCGCACACGGCACGGGTCCTGGTGGGCCGCCTGCGCGGCGCCACCGCGGCTTGCGAcggggccgcggcggcggcggcggtgtccgAGATCCGCCTCGCCTCCAAGGAAGACCCCGAGATCCGGGCGCCGCTAGCGGACGCGGGCGCGGTGCCCCTCCTCGCCGCGCAGCTCCACCACGCGTCGCCCGTGTCCGTGGACGCGGCGGCCGCGCTCCTCAACATCTCCATCTCGGCGCGGGACCAGGTGGCGACGGCTCCCGGCGTGCTGGACGCGCTGACGTCGGCGCTGCGATCCGGCCACGCCGCGCACCACGCGGCGGCCGTGGTCTACAGCCTCCTCTGCGGCGGGGAGTCCCACCGCGCGGCGGTGTGCGCGCGGCGGCCGCTGCTATCGGCGCTGGTGGCGCTCCTCCGCGCGTCGCCCAAGCCAAGCACGCGCGCCACCAAGGACGCGCTCAAGGCGCTGTTCGGCGTGGCGCTGTACACGCCGAGCCGCGCGACGCTGGTCTCCCTGGGCGTCGTGCAGGCGCTCTTCGCGCTGGTGATGACGGACGAGCGGAACGGCATCGTGGAGGACGCCACCGCCGTGGTCGCGCAGGTGGCCGGGTGCGCCGAGAGCCTCGAGGCGTTCCGGTGGGTGTCCGGGGTGCGCATCCTCCTTGACCTCGTCGAGGCGGGCGGCGCCGCCACGCCCAGGGCAAGGGagaacgccgccgccgcgctgcttAACCTCGTCGTCGCCGGCGGCGAGGCGGCCGCGGCTGAGGTGGTCGCCGTCGGGGGTGCTGAGGAGACCGTGCGCGAGCTCGCCGAGGACAGCGCCGCCAGCCCCCGCGGGAAGGCCAAGGCAGAGGCGCTGCTGCGCGCGCTCGAGGGCGCCGGTCCCGCCGCCAGGAGGCGCGAGCACCGCCTCTCCGATTTCCTCGACGGCCTCGTGCAGTCCGATCCCTACATCTCGTCGCCGGCGTCGGCGTCCACGCACGGCTAG